A window of Diadema setosum chromosome 2, eeDiaSeto1, whole genome shotgun sequence contains these coding sequences:
- the LOC140242502 gene encoding uncharacterized protein has protein sequence MSSYTGSYKRPMSSTKSSLTWWSRHDPVNMMQGHTDHWTKMKIKSTTFEVAVPSGQLVSYADRHAPSIPKGEGLATFQYNNNGTIARVNDPTFNAMLVRKMAGRMPGSYEMHRPKPTSRSEHLRTSYNERAREGFNYWQIERPKPTKFGRYGIGSANTILGIGNAIRT, from the exons ATGTCGTCTTACACCGGGTCTTACAAAAGACCAATGTCATCGACTAAGTCGTC ATTGACCTGGTGGTCGAGGCACGATCCGGTCAACATGATGCAAGGTCACACAGACCACTGGACAAAGATGAAGATCAAG TCCACGACATTTGAGGTCGCTGTTCCTTCTGGCCAGCTTGTGAGTTACGCAG aCCGACATGCACCGAGTATTCCAAAGGGAGAGGGCCTTGCAACCTTTCAATACAACAATAATGGTACCATCGCCCGGGTCAATGACCCGACGTTCAATGCCATGCTCGTCCGAAAGATGGCTGGACGAATGCCGGGATCATACGAGATGCACCGACCGAAGCCGACAAGCCGATCCGAGCATCTCCGGACTTCTTACAACGAACGCGCGCGTGAAGGATTCAACTACTGGCAAATTGAACGACCGAAGCCTACCAAAT TCGGGAGGTACGGCATCGGTTCAGCAAACACAATCCTTGGCATCGGCAACGCGATCAGGACGTAG